The Leptospira bouyouniensis genome has a segment encoding these proteins:
- a CDS encoding efflux RND transporter permease subunit → MKPLEEIRAGFAGKLAETFLHSQLTPVIAIASLVLGLFAVYLTPKEEEPQISVPMIDIQIPSPGFSPEETERKVTEPVERAVWGLEGVEYIYSTSKWHGSYITVRFKVGEPIEPSLVKIHHKLMEAKNILPRNTSQPIVKSFSIDDVPFLALSFSSETMNDYELRQKVAPLARELSSTPDLASVQMLGGLKKTIRVKIDPSLLTRYGVTSIEVAESLKQNDALIPAGKNWSSESVFDMEVGGVLKNIADVRRLPVAQRGGRVVRIQDLAIVEEGPEERTRSSILYDKSIGETKRNAVTIVFAKRKGTNVVNLSQDLIERAELFQKDLPKEISLSIIRDYGSTAEDKSHELIEHLLIATISVTILIALWMGWRSALVVAIAIPVTLALTLAIYYFLGYTLNRVTLFALIFSIGILVDDAIVVVENIERHLEENPKLGIIRATLIAVSEVGNPTILATFTVIAAILPMAFVRGLMGPYMKPIPVGASLAMILSLIVAFVITPWASVRLLKEPNHHPETDVGHQVSKLDQLYIKFTNWLLGTKKNASVFGAITIGLLVVSMGFVAFKWVKVKMLPFDNKEEFQVLIDYEPKTTLAESMAKSEGLAKTLLQNPNVEKIQIFGGEAAPFSFSGMVKHSFLRNLDSMNDLQIILKNKNNRKESSHEIIESLRSEIKSFGETHHAVTKVLEIPPGPPVMATMVAEVYGPSASERKKVTEEIYQIFKEEPSVVDLDTSLRNGRPKMVYPIDFEKSGLFGIKTSALAYTGNILFSESPLVSLATAKEPEEVSISLSVKQNVRSSKSPFQNQNIMSMESGVVSSERVLGNPYIEEDRALFRKNLKPVNYVMSELSGEEEAPVYGMLKLAPKIKYETQTADVPWNTSKPVIKWDGEWFITYEVFRDLGGAFAVVILLIYVLVLGWFKSFSVPLIIMAPIPISLIGILPGHWVMGAYFTATSMIGFIAGAGIIVRNSIILVDFIEGEIKKGVELKEAVVHAGVVRFRPMLLTASAVVVGSFVMLFDPIFQGLAISLMFGEIAATVLSRFAVPVLYYWFIGKSRQGVIKHG, encoded by the coding sequence ATGAAACCATTGGAAGAAATTAGAGCCGGTTTTGCAGGAAAACTTGCAGAAACATTTTTACATTCACAGCTAACACCCGTGATAGCAATTGCGAGTTTGGTACTCGGTTTATTTGCTGTTTATCTGACACCAAAAGAAGAAGAACCACAAATTTCGGTTCCTATGATTGATATCCAAATCCCAAGCCCTGGTTTTTCTCCTGAAGAAACAGAACGTAAAGTTACGGAACCTGTGGAAAGAGCCGTTTGGGGACTCGAAGGTGTGGAATACATCTATAGCACAAGTAAATGGCACGGAAGTTATATTACGGTTCGATTTAAAGTGGGTGAACCAATAGAACCTTCCCTTGTGAAAATCCATCACAAACTCATGGAAGCAAAAAACATTCTTCCAAGGAATACATCCCAACCAATCGTAAAATCATTTTCAATTGATGATGTTCCTTTCCTTGCTCTCAGTTTTAGTTCAGAAACAATGAATGATTATGAGCTTCGTCAAAAAGTAGCACCTCTTGCAAGAGAATTATCCTCAACACCTGATTTAGCAAGTGTACAAATGTTAGGCGGACTTAAAAAAACAATTCGAGTAAAAATTGATCCCAGTTTACTCACAAGGTATGGTGTCACCTCTATTGAAGTTGCCGAAAGTTTAAAACAAAATGATGCCTTAATCCCTGCTGGAAAAAATTGGTCTTCTGAATCTGTATTTGATATGGAAGTGGGTGGAGTATTAAAAAATATAGCAGATGTGCGACGGCTCCCAGTTGCCCAACGTGGGGGAAGGGTAGTTCGTATCCAAGATTTGGCCATAGTCGAAGAGGGACCCGAAGAAAGGACAAGATCTTCTATACTCTACGACAAATCCATTGGAGAAACAAAACGAAATGCAGTGACAATTGTCTTTGCCAAACGCAAAGGCACTAATGTTGTGAACCTCTCGCAGGACCTCATCGAAAGAGCAGAACTTTTTCAAAAAGATTTACCAAAAGAAATCAGTCTTAGTATCATTCGAGATTACGGAAGCACTGCAGAAGACAAATCCCATGAACTCATTGAACATTTGCTCATTGCAACCATCTCTGTGACCATCCTCATTGCCCTTTGGATGGGATGGCGTTCCGCCCTCGTCGTGGCCATTGCCATCCCTGTCACACTTGCTCTTACATTAGCGATTTATTACTTCCTTGGATACACACTCAACCGTGTGACCCTATTTGCTTTGATTTTTTCCATCGGGATCCTTGTTGATGATGCCATTGTCGTGGTTGAAAACATTGAAAGGCATTTGGAAGAAAATCCCAAACTTGGGATCATTCGGGCAACTCTCATAGCCGTTTCCGAAGTGGGGAATCCAACGATCCTTGCCACCTTTACTGTGATTGCCGCGATTCTTCCGATGGCATTTGTACGTGGTCTTATGGGGCCATACATGAAACCCATCCCTGTCGGAGCAAGCCTTGCGATGATTTTATCTCTTATCGTAGCCTTTGTGATCACTCCCTGGGCATCTGTAAGATTATTAAAAGAACCTAACCACCATCCGGAAACAGATGTGGGACATCAAGTATCCAAACTTGACCAACTTTATATCAAATTCACCAATTGGCTGTTAGGTACAAAAAAGAATGCAAGTGTCTTCGGAGCGATCACCATTGGTTTGCTTGTAGTTTCCATGGGGTTTGTTGCGTTCAAATGGGTAAAAGTAAAAATGTTACCTTTTGATAACAAAGAAGAGTTCCAGGTTCTCATCGACTACGAACCAAAAACAACTTTGGCTGAGAGTATGGCAAAGTCGGAAGGTCTTGCCAAAACTCTCTTACAAAATCCGAATGTGGAAAAAATCCAAATCTTTGGAGGAGAAGCTGCTCCCTTTTCTTTTTCAGGTATGGTGAAACACTCTTTCCTTCGCAATTTAGATTCGATGAATGATTTACAAATTATATTGAAAAACAAAAACAATCGTAAGGAATCAAGCCATGAAATCATCGAGTCTTTACGAAGTGAAATCAAGTCTTTTGGGGAAACTCATCATGCTGTCACGAAGGTCTTAGAAATTCCTCCTGGTCCTCCAGTCATGGCAACAATGGTGGCAGAAGTATATGGCCCATCTGCTTCTGAACGAAAGAAAGTTACTGAAGAAATTTACCAAATATTCAAAGAAGAACCAAGTGTTGTTGATTTGGATACTTCCCTTCGGAATGGAAGACCAAAGATGGTTTACCCAATTGATTTTGAAAAGTCAGGACTTTTTGGAATCAAAACTTCCGCCTTAGCTTACACCGGTAACATTTTGTTTTCAGAGTCACCTTTAGTGAGTTTGGCGACGGCAAAAGAACCAGAAGAAGTTTCAATAAGCCTTTCCGTAAAACAGAATGTTCGTAGTTCTAAGTCTCCTTTCCAAAACCAAAACATCATGTCAATGGAATCGGGGGTAGTTTCCTCCGAACGAGTGTTAGGGAATCCATACATTGAAGAAGATAGGGCACTTTTTCGTAAAAACCTAAAACCAGTCAATTATGTGATGAGCGAACTTTCAGGCGAAGAAGAAGCACCCGTCTACGGAATGTTAAAACTGGCTCCAAAAATCAAATATGAAACACAAACAGCCGATGTGCCCTGGAACACATCGAAACCTGTGATCAAATGGGACGGAGAATGGTTTATCACCTATGAAGTGTTCCGCGATTTAGGAGGTGCCTTTGCGGTAGTGATTCTACTCATTTATGTTTTGGTGCTTGGATGGTTTAAAAGTTTCTCGGTTCCCCTTATCATTATGGCACCGATCCCAATCTCTCTCATTGGGATTTTACCCGGCCACTGGGTGATGGGTGCTTATTTCACAGCTACTTCTATGATTGGATTCATTGCAGGTGCCGGGATCATTGTTCGTAACTCCATCATCTTAGTTGATTTCATCGAAGGCGAAATCAAAAAAGGAGTCGAGTTAAAAGAAGCAGTGGTACATGCAGGTGTCGTAAGGTTTCGGCCTATGTTACTTACAGCCTCAGCAGTTGTAGTTGGTTCATTTGTGATGTTATTTGATCCCATCTTTCAAGGACTTGCCATCTCACTTATGTTTGGTGAAATAGCGGCGACAGTGCTAAGTCGATTTGCGGTACCAGTTTTGTACTACTGGTTCATTGGAAAATCAAGACAAGGTGTGATCAAACATGGTTAG
- a CDS encoding TolC family protein: MKRFISFLFLVTPIYLFAEGVGFSELWKRIEENSSARKSKYLEWKAGEIAKDRSDKHWLPRVYADLRTFQTNDPTLNFMGKLSQRSATDADFSTASTRNRPGNFLDSNNQPYTTLNADTMNLFAKDTLNYPGSHQYSRGTLGMDLPLYEGGSGKTFAAMNEKRSTGLKFEWLAIRDREFAQAGFYYRAIQSLYDYQKRLEQIKKIESRFQSSYSLGNKGNPVGYAGYLALKSIKNQITVLEKQSELQISDYKETLFVLSDVPSTELEIVESDLNVFLDTYFKRPTGYERSNQMNAQIKYAEGEKLKAEMEMAKFLPKVGAYSEAYGYQGSRNISNAYQAGVYLQMNLYNPKDIGAVDEAKLNAEAALKKIEEKTKEEEAHVKSLIQKEITLKESLEIIRETLKYQEEQVSNMQRLFQSGAINALQFAETLNKSLELSRVLLESEIALLQVRTEVSIFSKKEDRNETIGRN, encoded by the coding sequence ATGAAACGTTTCATCAGCTTTTTATTCCTCGTTACACCAATTTATCTTTTTGCTGAAGGAGTTGGTTTTAGCGAACTTTGGAAACGAATCGAAGAAAATTCATCAGCAAGAAAATCCAAATATTTGGAATGGAAAGCTGGTGAAATTGCAAAGGATAGATCCGACAAACATTGGTTACCTCGAGTGTATGCAGATCTAAGAACCTTTCAAACAAACGATCCAACACTCAACTTTATGGGAAAACTTAGCCAAAGGAGTGCAACGGATGCTGATTTTTCTACGGCCTCCACTCGTAACAGACCAGGCAACTTTCTTGATTCGAATAATCAACCGTATACGACACTCAATGCTGATACGATGAATCTTTTTGCAAAGGATACTCTCAATTATCCTGGGAGCCATCAGTATTCTCGAGGGACTCTTGGAATGGACTTACCACTGTATGAAGGTGGTTCTGGTAAAACCTTTGCCGCGATGAATGAAAAAAGAAGTACTGGTTTGAAATTTGAATGGTTGGCCATTCGTGATAGGGAATTTGCTCAAGCCGGATTTTATTACCGTGCAATTCAATCTTTATATGATTATCAAAAGAGACTGGAACAAATCAAAAAAATTGAAAGTCGATTTCAATCTAGTTATTCTTTAGGTAATAAAGGAAATCCGGTCGGATATGCAGGATATCTTGCATTAAAATCAATCAAAAATCAAATCACAGTTCTCGAAAAACAATCAGAACTCCAAATCAGCGATTATAAAGAAACACTATTTGTACTGTCTGATGTTCCATCGACAGAACTAGAGATAGTTGAATCAGATCTCAATGTATTTTTAGATACCTATTTCAAAAGGCCCACTGGTTATGAAAGATCCAATCAAATGAATGCACAGATCAAATATGCAGAAGGTGAAAAATTAAAAGCAGAAATGGAGATGGCAAAATTTTTACCAAAGGTAGGAGCCTATTCAGAAGCTTACGGGTACCAAGGAAGTCGTAATATTTCAAATGCATACCAAGCAGGTGTATATTTGCAAATGAATCTTTATAATCCTAAAGATATCGGCGCTGTTGATGAAGCAAAATTAAATGCAGAGGCAGCACTGAAAAAAATTGAAGAAAAAACAAAAGAAGAAGAAGCACATGTAAAGTCTCTTATCCAAAAAGAAATCACTTTGAAAGAAAGTTTGGAAATCATTAGAGAAACTTTGAAGTACCAAGAAGAGCAAGTATCAAATATGCAAAGGTTATTCCAAAGTGGGGCTATCAACGCACTTCAATTTGCAGAAACACTTAATAAATCATTAGAGTTATCACGTGTTTTATTGGAATCAGAAATCGCTTTATTACAAGTGAGAACAGAAGTTTCGATATTTTCAAAAAAGGAAGACAGAAATGAAACCATTGGAAGAAATTAG
- a CDS encoding YgaP family membrane protein: MFLASTKTWYLERLVFFIAGVFSLVGVILGTYVSSWWYLLNLLVGINLVVFSTIGFCPMAILLNKLGVEAKVKD, encoded by the coding sequence ATGTTCTTGGCATCTACAAAAACATGGTATTTGGAGCGATTGGTTTTTTTTATCGCTGGTGTGTTCAGTTTGGTAGGGGTGATACTTGGAACCTATGTTTCTTCTTGGTGGTATCTTTTAAACCTACTCGTTGGAATTAACTTGGTAGTGTTTTCTACCATTGGTTTTTGCCCCATGGCCATTCTTTTGAACAAACTTGGTGTGGAAGCAAAGGTAAAGGACTAA
- a CDS encoding metal-sensitive transcriptional regulator — protein MALSENQTKLIHRINRIQGQLEAIKNTIVAEEQDCEKAILLLKAAHQAMKKFGEAYIHEYMDTCFKEKKSTQNIEADVKKAITAAFSL, from the coding sequence ATGGCCCTTTCTGAAAATCAAACGAAACTCATCCATCGCATCAATCGTATCCAAGGTCAGTTGGAAGCGATCAAAAATACCATCGTAGCGGAGGAACAAGACTGTGAAAAAGCAATTCTTCTCCTCAAAGCCGCCCACCAGGCTATGAAAAAGTTTGGTGAAGCTTATATCCACGAATATATGGATACCTGTTTCAAAGAAAAGAAGTCCACTCAAAACATCGAAGCAGACGTAAAAAAAGCAATTACTGCCGCATTCTCTCTCTGA
- a CDS encoding class I SAM-dependent methyltransferase, translated as MTPFPFSKSPVTELSQNPPYYVSNFGFWTNATDYKKAGIQFLYEFAKHCGLKHNSSILEVGSGLGGSLVYWKDHFNPQKLSAINLSGEQSNFAKELFRERGIEVEPFLEGSWETIKSLPINFYDYVFSVDAAYHFKNTIEFYQESYRVLKPGGKLVLNTFNLEKENTLNFLSLLHLFLIPPNEIKTKEISIKTLEGFGFTVEKILDWTDPVIYGFIQNSKTMNLSLRLFSSILKATMKSLGLRYHYYVAIKPN; from the coding sequence ATGACACCTTTCCCGTTTTCTAAATCCCCCGTGACAGAACTTTCGCAAAACCCTCCATACTATGTTTCCAATTTTGGGTTTTGGACAAATGCGACCGACTATAAAAAGGCAGGCATACAATTTTTATATGAATTTGCCAAACACTGCGGGCTAAAACATAATTCCTCGATCTTAGAAGTAGGTTCAGGTCTAGGGGGAAGCCTTGTGTATTGGAAGGATCATTTTAATCCCCAAAAATTATCTGCCATTAATTTGAGTGGAGAACAATCAAACTTCGCCAAAGAATTGTTTCGTGAAAGGGGGATAGAGGTAGAACCATTCCTTGAGGGAAGTTGGGAAACAATCAAATCCTTACCTATAAATTTTTATGATTATGTTTTTTCAGTCGATGCAGCGTATCATTTTAAAAACACGATCGAGTTTTACCAAGAGTCGTATCGAGTATTAAAGCCAGGCGGAAAACTTGTGTTGAATACATTCAATTTAGAAAAAGAAAACACATTGAATTTCCTTTCTTTATTACATCTCTTCTTGATTCCACCTAACGAAATAAAAACGAAGGAAATTTCAATCAAAACGCTAGAAGGGTTTGGTTTTACAGTCGAAAAAATCTTAGATTGGACTGACCCTGTCATCTATGGATTCATCCAAAACTCGAAAACTATGAATTTGTCTTTGCGACTTTTCAGCTCCATACTCAAAGCCACAATGAAATCCCTCGGACTCAGATATCATTATTATGTAGCTATAAAACCCAACTGA
- a CDS encoding NAD(P)-binding protein: MIAVIGSGITGLTASWALNQFREVTLYEKHSEIGMAAFGAKQMIGETEVEFDIPFRTIKKDYYPTLFQVYDRVGIQTRVVDYSFRVDSNDESVFGFFSKNILGFHIGIPSSEVFLSQKGRTIFSDLLKFYANAKADWKNENPKITILDFLKRYNYSNEFIYEFLLPTFALVNTCKTETVALYPAETIIGYHSRGYSYTPQETAKFGTRDIVNRMTEGLQHLHLNAKIQQIVKKGSKTIIQFESEEKEFEHVILSTQANQAYQILGKGFELEKEILSEFRYEASDVVLHTDPSYFKNPNVSLVFNIREGYDKPEVTLDLGRIIPELHGKKVFQTWNPHKLPHKDDTLKLAKFERPVMDERTRVAIDRISSLHSDPHCKLWLCGSYSLYGIPLLEAGAKSALQVTSHILNMSVSDIIRN, translated from the coding sequence GTGATAGCTGTTATTGGTTCTGGGATCACTGGATTAACTGCCTCATGGGCATTGAATCAATTTCGTGAAGTCACACTATACGAAAAACACTCTGAAATTGGAATGGCAGCATTTGGCGCAAAACAAATGATTGGTGAGACGGAAGTCGAATTTGATATTCCATTTCGTACAATAAAGAAAGATTATTACCCAACATTATTTCAGGTTTATGATCGGGTTGGGATACAAACAAGGGTGGTTGATTATTCATTTCGTGTGGATTCCAATGATGAATCGGTGTTTGGTTTTTTTTCCAAAAATATTCTAGGTTTTCATATTGGAATTCCAAGTTCAGAAGTTTTTTTATCACAGAAAGGGCGAACAATATTCTCCGACTTACTTAAGTTTTATGCTAATGCAAAAGCAGATTGGAAAAACGAAAATCCCAAAATCACAATTTTGGATTTTTTAAAACGATACAATTATTCCAATGAGTTTATTTATGAGTTTTTGTTACCAACCTTTGCTTTGGTGAATACATGTAAAACAGAGACGGTCGCTCTTTATCCTGCAGAAACCATTATTGGATATCATTCGAGAGGTTATTCCTATACCCCCCAAGAAACCGCAAAATTTGGAACCAGGGACATTGTGAATCGCATGACTGAAGGATTGCAACACCTCCACTTAAATGCAAAGATCCAACAAATTGTCAAAAAAGGGTCAAAGACAATTATCCAATTTGAATCGGAAGAAAAAGAATTTGAACATGTAATCCTTTCTACCCAAGCCAATCAAGCGTACCAGATATTAGGAAAAGGATTTGAATTAGAAAAAGAAATTCTTTCTGAGTTTCGATATGAAGCAAGTGATGTAGTATTACATACAGACCCAAGTTATTTTAAAAATCCAAATGTCTCCCTTGTGTTTAACATTCGAGAAGGGTATGACAAACCTGAAGTTACTTTAGATTTAGGACGAATCATACCGGAGTTACATGGCAAAAAAGTATTCCAAACCTGGAACCCACACAAACTCCCACATAAAGATGATACATTGAAACTTGCCAAATTTGAAAGGCCTGTGATGGATGAGAGGACAAGGGTGGCGATTGATCGAATTTCAAGTCTCCATTCGGATCCGCATTGTAAGTTATGGTTATGTGGTTCCTATTCTTTATATGGAATTCCATTACTTGAAGCAGGTGCAAAATCTGCGTTACAAGTAACTTCTCATATCTTAAACATGTCTGTCAGTGATATCATTAGAAACTAA
- a CDS encoding succinate CoA transferase gives MPVSNPLIEEKLKTAEEIAQLLPNHVTMGCSGFTPAGYPKLIPLAFAKRIEEETKSGKTFSINLYAGASTGEELDGVLAKTGALKLRIPYQSNSYLRNLINQGETNFIDMHLSHVVKYIEHGILPKIDVAIVEAIDVSSDGKIYLSTSSGMSATYLKNANSVYIELTDTHPLELKSYHDIYLPDHHSKGAPIPIINPSDKIGQPYVQVPPEKIKGIVRSSKPDAATVFKTPDADCQNIAAHVLEFIQHEIKMGRIPKEYLPFQNGVGNIANAVLSSMAKDPNFHAIQMYTEVVQDSVFDLIDAGKLEIASTSALTFSELGLRRFHENISNWKSKFIIRPQEISNHPEVIRRMGLIAMNTAIEIDIYGNVNSTHVMGTSMMNGIGGSGDFTRNSHLSIFMTPSLAKEGNISAIVPMVSHTDHNEHSTMIFVTENGLADLRGCPPKKRAELIIEKCAHPIYKDKLRAYYETALKVSKGKHTPHDLENALSWHVQFLKTGSMK, from the coding sequence ATGCCTGTATCCAATCCACTGATTGAAGAAAAATTAAAAACTGCGGAAGAAATTGCCCAATTATTGCCAAATCACGTCACAATGGGTTGTTCAGGATTCACTCCTGCTGGGTATCCAAAACTCATTCCTTTGGCATTTGCCAAAAGGATAGAAGAAGAAACAAAATCTGGAAAAACATTTTCCATCAATTTGTATGCAGGTGCATCCACCGGCGAAGAGTTAGACGGCGTTCTTGCAAAAACAGGGGCATTAAAACTCCGTATTCCTTACCAATCCAATTCATATCTCCGGAATTTAATCAACCAAGGGGAAACGAATTTTATTGATATGCATCTTTCCCATGTGGTGAAGTACATTGAACATGGAATTTTACCAAAAATTGATGTGGCAATCGTCGAAGCGATCGATGTATCCTCTGATGGGAAAATATATTTATCAACATCATCGGGGATGAGTGCTACATATTTAAAAAATGCAAATTCCGTTTATATTGAGTTAACTGATACCCATCCATTAGAACTAAAAAGTTACCATGATATTTATTTGCCAGATCACCATTCAAAAGGCGCTCCTATTCCCATCATCAACCCTAGTGATAAGATTGGTCAGCCTTATGTCCAAGTTCCTCCTGAAAAAATAAAAGGTATTGTGCGTTCTAGTAAACCTGACGCAGCCACAGTATTCAAAACACCAGATGCCGATTGCCAAAATATTGCAGCTCACGTATTGGAATTCATCCAACATGAAATCAAAATGGGAAGGATTCCCAAAGAATACCTCCCATTTCAAAATGGTGTTGGTAATATAGCAAATGCCGTGTTATCAAGTATGGCAAAAGATCCAAATTTCCATGCAATTCAAATGTATACGGAAGTGGTGCAAGATTCTGTATTTGATTTAATTGACGCAGGGAAATTAGAAATTGCATCAACATCTGCCCTCACCTTTTCTGAGTTAGGTTTGAGACGTTTCCATGAAAATATTTCAAACTGGAAATCAAAATTTATCATCCGGCCTCAAGAAATTTCAAATCATCCAGAAGTGATTCGGCGAATGGGTCTTATTGCTATGAACACTGCGATCGAAATCGATATTTATGGGAACGTAAATTCAACACATGTAATGGGAACTTCGATGATGAATGGAATTGGTGGATCCGGTGACTTCACTCGAAATTCACACCTTAGTATTTTTATGACACCTTCCCTTGCCAAAGAGGGAAACATTTCAGCCATTGTTCCAATGGTTTCACATACTGACCATAACGAACATTCTACGATGATTTTTGTCACAGAAAATGGATTGGCTGATCTACGAGGATGCCCACCAAAAAAACGTGCAGAACTTATCATCGAGAAATGTGCTCACCCTATTTACAAAGACAAACTTCGTGCTTATTACGAAACGGCTCTCAAGGTTTCCAAAGGAAAACACACTCCTCATGATTTAGAAAACGCTTTGTCTTGGCATGTTCAATTTCTAAAAACAGGGAGTATGAAGTGA
- a CDS encoding zinc ribbon domain-containing protein encodes MDFLLYFYSVLFGIILIAPFVLFYYRFQVDESPFGKESEAHLKAIYEKKSNLLDTLKDIRSDFDSGKLTEEEFQSQSIPYIEELERLESDLSEKRKNVVTMAEPKINENWTCANCGSFVPVPNAKFCPNCGTSRLA; translated from the coding sequence ATGGATTTTCTCTTATATTTCTATTCGGTATTATTTGGAATCATTCTCATCGCACCCTTTGTTTTGTTTTATTATCGATTCCAAGTGGATGAATCACCTTTTGGAAAAGAATCCGAAGCACATTTAAAAGCAATTTATGAGAAAAAAAGCAATTTACTTGATACATTAAAAGACATTCGATCTGATTTTGATTCTGGTAAATTAACAGAAGAAGAATTCCAATCCCAATCCATTCCCTACATTGAAGAACTTGAACGATTAGAATCAGATTTGTCTGAAAAAAGAAAAAATGTAGTTACAATGGCTGAACCAAAAATCAATGAGAACTGGACTTGTGCCAATTGTGGTTCTTTTGTACCAGTCCCCAATGCAAAATTTTGTCCTAATTGTGGGACGAGTCGTTTGGCATAA
- a CDS encoding ABC transporter ATP-binding protein yields the protein MKIYRKLWPYLAKYKYRLSLGVFLSIFVSIFNGASLTSLIPIFDSLGTGENYKFQIALTKKDQTLLQEHKNPDRLQGLTYWEWQFANLKENTNAELAEKKPDDLVYLFCLIILPIYFLKLICLAGTVYFVNSAGLLAVKDLRQALYKKLQVLPLNEFYREKTGVLMSRVINDVDIVGKVVSNDLKDAINDFFYIITHLIILLVLSWKLFFLLFIVIPLIVGPVSTFADRIRRTTKNQQEQLSELNGDLQEVISGIRVIRAFSMEDKEAERFFKVNQNLSDKTFKTHFYHQIGPALTELSGSVVTMVFLGIGAYLLEDASFSKGMFIAFFLTLIFLMRPLKQMSILVNLIQASVIASDRVFEILGRDVDIKEPTTPKPLGSLSRAIEYKNVTYIYPNTDIFALKNINLTLPKGGTIAIVGSSGAGKSTLVDLLPRLIDPTEGGIFWDDVNAKDLSLDNLRKRIGVVSQNIFLFNGSIRENIAFGKPNATEEEIRRAAEDAFASEFIESFEEGYDTIVGERGVMLSGGQRQRISIARTLLANPEVLILDEATSALDTESERLIQQAFVRLYENKTVIIIAHRLSTVKIADTIYYLENGEIVESGSHTELLQNANSKYKRLYDMQFSNTN from the coding sequence GTGAAGATTTACCGAAAACTTTGGCCATATTTGGCAAAATACAAATACAGACTCAGCCTTGGAGTTTTTCTGTCTATATTTGTTTCTATTTTTAACGGGGCTTCGCTTACTTCCCTCATCCCTATTTTTGATTCCTTAGGCACAGGCGAAAATTACAAATTCCAAATTGCCCTCACGAAAAAAGACCAAACCCTTTTACAAGAACACAAAAATCCAGATCGTCTGCAAGGGCTGACTTATTGGGAATGGCAGTTTGCCAATCTCAAAGAAAATACAAATGCAGAACTGGCGGAAAAAAAACCAGATGATTTAGTATATTTATTTTGTCTGATTATCTTACCTATATATTTTCTGAAATTAATTTGCCTTGCGGGAACTGTTTATTTTGTCAATTCAGCGGGATTACTTGCCGTAAAAGACTTACGCCAAGCCTTGTATAAAAAATTACAAGTGTTACCACTGAATGAATTTTACCGAGAGAAAACAGGTGTCTTGATGAGCCGCGTCATCAATGATGTAGACATCGTCGGGAAAGTAGTTTCTAATGATTTAAAAGATGCAATCAATGACTTTTTTTATATTATCACACATCTTATCATCTTACTTGTGTTAAGTTGGAAATTGTTCTTTCTACTTTTTATTGTGATCCCACTGATAGTCGGTCCCGTGAGTACATTTGCTGACCGAATTCGAAGAACCACAAAAAACCAACAAGAGCAGTTATCAGAACTAAATGGTGACTTACAAGAAGTGATCTCTGGAATCCGTGTGATACGGGCTTTTTCCATGGAAGATAAAGAAGCAGAGAGATTTTTCAAAGTAAATCAAAACCTTTCTGATAAAACATTCAAAACTCATTTTTATCACCAGATTGGACCCGCATTAACAGAGTTATCTGGTTCAGTTGTGACTATGGTATTTTTAGGAATTGGAGCTTATTTACTTGAAGATGCAAGTTTTTCAAAAGGAATGTTCATTGCCTTTTTTCTTACTTTAATTTTTCTTATGCGTCCACTCAAACAAATGAGTATTTTGGTAAATTTGATCCAAGCCTCTGTGATAGCGAGTGACCGTGTTTTTGAAATTCTTGGTCGCGATGTTGACATCAAAGAGCCAACCACTCCAAAACCTTTAGGAAGTTTGAGTCGTGCTATAGAATATAAAAATGTAACTTATATATACCCTAATACTGACATATTTGCACTTAAAAATATCAACCTAACCTTACCAAAAGGTGGAACCATTGCAATTGTTGGATCATCTGGTGCCGGCAAATCTACGTTAGTGGATTTGTTGCCAAGACTTATTGACCCAACAGAAGGTGGGATTTTTTGGGATGATGTGAATGCTAAAGATTTGAGTTTGGATAATCTCCGCAAACGGATCGGTGTTGTTTCACAAAATATTTTTTTATTTAATGGTTCCATTCGCGAAAATATAGCCTTTGGAAAACCAAATGCCACAGAAGAAGAGATTAGAAGAGCCGCAGAAGATGCCTTTGCTTCCGAATTCATTGAATCTTTCGAGGAAGGTTATGATACAATTGTCGGAGAAAGGGGAGTGATGTTGTCAGGTGGTCAGAGACAAAGGATTTCCATTGCCCGCACTTTACTTGCCAATCCTGAAGTGCTTATATTAGATGAGGCAACGTCAGCTTTGGATACTGAATCGGAAAGATTGATCCAACAAGCCTTTGTTAGATTGTATGAGAACAAAACAGTTATTATCATAGCTCATCGGCTATCAACTGTTAAAATAGCAGACACAATTTATTATTTGGAAAACGGGGAAATTGTAGAAAGTGGAAGCCATACAGAACTTTTACAAAATGCAAATTCCAAATACAAACGATTGTATGATATGCAATTCTCAAATACGAATTGA